The following nucleotide sequence is from Juglans microcarpa x Juglans regia isolate MS1-56 chromosome 6D, Jm3101_v1.0, whole genome shotgun sequence.
ACTGCAACCCGAGACCCATTTGGCAATTGAGCATAGGCATGAGTATTTGAAGTGATTGAGGTGAGAAGAGTTGGAGAACAAACTATGTGGTTTGTTGCCCCTGTGTCAATTATTCATTGTTATGTGCTAAATTACATGAGTTGTGATGCAATAGAGATGAGAGATGATGTTGATGAAACTGTGAAAAAATGGAGGTGTTGGAAATAGTAGATAAGCATATACCTACCATATTCAACTGAGGAGTGCTAAGTAAGGATTTGCATGATGGGAATGGAGTAGATTTTGTGGAGGTATGAGCTTGCTGTTGTGTTTGATCATTGACTAAGGCCATCAGTTCCTGAACTTGAGATTGAGTGAGGGATAGTTGGGGCATTGTGATAGATTCCTTTTCTTGGATTGGAGATAGTACTTGGTTAGCTGAGTGAGGAGTTGGAGGATAGTTGTGAAAATGTCCTTGCTTGAGCTTGGTGAACTTGAAGTTAGGAGGGAACCCAATTAATCTGTAACACTTTTCTCGAAAATGGCCAGATTTCCCACAATGACTACATACAACATCTGgtttgtctttctttttgaaGGGTGTGTTTTGAAAAATTGCTAAGGCTGAAGATTTAGCAGAGGGAAGCAACATCACTCGAGTTTGTCTCTATCTTTCTTCTTGCAAGATTAGAGAGAGAGCTTTATCAAGTGAAGGAATGGGGTTCATCAATATGATTTGGCCTCGAATACTTTCATAGGAGTCATTGAGACCCTTGAGGAACTTGAAGACATAGTCAGCCTACTGAGTTTCACCAATTGTAGTGAGAGCTTTACATGTGCAGAGGCCACATGAACAACATGGTGTTGGCCTATAGTTATTGAGCTCCTCCCCATTGAAGTGAGTGAAGTATTCACTCACAGATTGTGTACCTTGCACAAGAGTGCCAAGTTGCTGTTGGAGTTGATAAATTCGTACAGAGCCTAGTTGAGAAAAACTAGTGTTAAGTTTATCCCATACAGTTTTTGCTGAACTAATATAGAAGACATTGGAGGCAATCTCCTTAGTGATGGAGTTGAGGATCCAAGACAGAATGATATTGTTGTAGCGCATCCATGGAATGTATAAAGGGTCATCGTGTGCTGGGGTTGGGATGCTTCCATCAAGGAAGccaagcttattttttattaagattGCAAGGGTGAATGATCTCTTCCATGATAAGTAGTTGGAACCGGAAATGGGTGGAGAGATGACCACAGTGTGGGAGTTATCACTGTGGTGTATATAGAATGGACTATTTGGATTCTTTGAAGGTGATGAAGTGTTTTGAGGAGGAATGGCTTCATGCATATCATCACTTGCCATTGTTGAGGACCGAGTTGAAGGGCTGCAAGGAAGGTGTTTGAAAAAGTCTAAAAAGAAATTGTAGGGGTGTTGATGAGCTTAACCTAGATCTCTGATGCCATGTTAAGAATTAACTAACCAGAAAGATTGagtgaaagaaaataagaagaaaactGGAGAAAATAGATTCTCATtcataaattgtttttcatgttCTGTCTCTTTACAttgttgctatatatatatatatatatatatatatatacacacacacacacacacatatactcAGCTACTTGCAGCCACTATGGctggaaagaataaaataatacaagtcTACTACAGAATTACAAAAATACAGAATAACCAACTCTGCTACATGGTACATGTGAGTTACTGTCAACAACCACCATATCAGTCCTAGAGTGTCAGACTTTATTGCATGTGGCTAGGTGCAAGAGCAACGTGGGTGGTGGCCTCTGTTGCTGAGTAGCCAGTGTGTTTCCTTAGTGCTCCAGTATCCTCTACTGTAGGGAAATCAATGCTTGATCCTTTCGTGTTCAATTCTTGAGACAGCAAAAAGAGACTTttaaattgggattttttttctttttttatgctttAAATTGGGATATTACGCGTGCTTTTGATACCTGTAATTAAAGATATGCTCAAGatattatcatatattatatgcacTAATGCTCAAATTCTGTCTTATCATTCTTGCATAAATTATGTACCTTTtcttaaattatctattttttttttctcaagataTTCCAATGCCATTAGATCCATCATATCACCCTGTATCAGCTGGATTATTAGTAAAGATCATTTCATGAGCGTTGATGAATGAAAGGTCATGGCATGGATGTTAGTATGGATGAGTAAAATGCCAAGAGGATAAGACTTCTTCCTTAATCCCACATAGATTTCCTATCACTAGGTTCCATTGTAGAGTTACTGATACCGAGTTAGGGTTAGGCAATGACTTGATCAatcttgaatgaatgaatgaatacgCCTATGAAACCCCCAAAAAGATATGTAAGTGCACGaaataacaaaaactaaaatcacACACAAATTGTAGACAAAAAAAGCACCCAAAAAGATTTTAGGTGGTTTtaatgggggaaaaaaaaaatcaatgaagggACATATGGAACTGGCCAAGAAGAGTGCGTAGATTAGCCAATATCGCCAAGCTATTGCTGGTGTACTCCCTGGCCTTCTGCATCTTCGTCTTCACCGCTTGGAGAGTCGTTGACTCCATCTCCTCCAACCCATCTAAGCACGTCTCCTGGTCCGTCATCGCAGCGCTTATCCACGTTTTTAGGTCTCCGATCTTGGCCTCCGTCAACACCTTCTCTCCTGGGTCCACATCCATCGCCACCAAGGAGTCATTGAGTTGACCCATCGCTTCCTCTATCTGGCTTCGACAGTCGCGCAAAGCAGCCTCGTTCGAATTCGAGATCGTGGGTTTGAAGTTCGAGAGTTCGGCGATGGAGACTCGGAGGGAGAGCTTGAAAATGGCCTCTGGGTCGGCTGGTTCTGGGGAGGTGGGGTTGGGATTGAGGTTGAGGGAGGATATGCTGGAGAAGCAAGATTCGGGGTAGCGAGTCACCTCGCACACGGCCCTGATTGACGAGAGTGGTGGGAACTCGGGTGGCTCGGTTTCTGTGTGGTGGATCAGGGCTCCGAGCCATACGCCGATGGTCAGCGTCAAGAGGAGGATGGCTAAGATGGAGAATGTGAAGATGAGGGGCTTTCTGGAGGGGGTGGTGGTGTTCCGGCGTTGGGATGATTGATCTTCGAGGTCGTTTACTTTGCCATAACCTTTGAAGATGTTGACAGAATCCATGTTTGCTTTCTTCCTCAGTTTTGGCGTTTGTATAGGGAAGCTTGAAGAGGGCTGAAGCGTGTTTGTGGAATGGACGACTTTTTGGGAGTGTTTTGACTTTTGAGTGGATGATGAGAAGGAAACGATGAAgggcatgaaatgaaatgagtagTACTACACTAACCGAAAAAACATCCCGAATTTACTTCCCGAacagcatatttttttttctttttttttttcatatacttttttaatcatcataaacaattttaaaaaaataaaaaaaattcacagtatcattaaaaaatactttcttaatcactataaataaaaaataaaaaataaaaaccaaattcGGGACACAAAAATGTGTCCCGAATTCGGGAGGTTTAGCATTTctcaatatattattgtttataGACCAGAAAACAATCAAATATAGAATTGGGTATATGACTTAGTTTTGAgtttattggtatttttttctgTGCTGGTCATGGATTGCAAATACATGGGGCTCCCCCATGAAAGTCACGGATTTAAGTGACGTAAATCAGCAGTTAAAGACGAAAGAAGACAAAGAAGTTCCTTTGTCCGCCCACCAACACAACCCCATTCAGGCCGGCCATACGCATGCAGCAGGAATTCGAGGGgcggaaaaataaaagaaccatCGAAATTAACTACAATCAGGAAAAGATAAATTAcagtacatataatatatgagaCAGTAGACCAAAATACTACGGCTAGTTCCAACTTGATTTGTAAACCATTAACATGGCCAATAAGCACAATCCCACAAAGAAATAACTAGCATAAAGGCCTGTCAATGTCAGCAACCTACAAAATTCTCGATAATGGAAACACAGATTGGTACACAAATATCAACTAGCCAGTTCTATTCTTCATTTAAAACGATGTTAAACAGTGCCAACCAAAATATTGAAAGTTCAACATAAGTTGAGACCCCAGCCCCACTAGCATGCAACGTCCCAGAAATGGCTCATTCCtcgtcctcctcatctgcatctcCACCAGCAGCCTTCTTAGCAGCAGACTTTTGGTTCCTTCGCTTCACTCTTCCAGGTCGTCCACCACCAAATGGACTGGTAAGTGAGAAATCAATGTGCTTCTGTGAATCAACCCTCACCATGAATGATGGGATGTTTACAACCTGTCTCCCAACCCTGCCCAACCAAAAGACATTCAGCATTTTAAGAACAAATGGCCCTTAATGCTCAAATAGCCGCCAAAATCATTTAAAGTGGGAGTTCAAAGTTCAAACGTTTGTTGAGGGAAACAAACAAACCAATTTCCGTGACTACACCAAAGAtcctttttccctttgttttatggagatattatttcattaaacgagggggaaaaatattttacactTTTGGAACACCAGTAACCATGGTAATTGCTTGCTAGCTGGGTTCAGTTTTTAAGATGGCTAATTACGCCCCATCATCAGGGATCAGCCTAGTGTTTTAAGGGCAAACTTGCAGTTAACTGTAGACTCAGATTTTCTGGGTTTGATTCTGCACTAAGAGTGTTCTCACGGATTATCTGAAATACAAATTTGATAGGTGGAACTTGTATCAcagataaagaagaagaatacaCAAGGCAACCTAGTTTCATTCACTTATTTTCTCGATGTCTTCTGATTGAAGGCAGATCTCTGAAGAAAGGTACACAACACTTCTTAGAGAAAACAGTGATATCAACAAAATGGTAGTACAAGGATTTTAGGAGCCTATTTCAGAGAATACTAATCCATGGGAATACTTACAACAACAAAGAGCTTATATTAATCAAACTAGCAGTAATAACACTCTAAAGACATTCAAATAAAACCCAAGATTATCAATTGGAGTCCTATACTCCCATGAAAAACACGTGCACTTGCAAACACATAGATTGCGGTGTGCCCAGGTACAATATTCCTAGGAATTTCTTATAAATTCATCAACACACCGCACTACCCTAACACTGTAACCTAGAACACCAtcacgtcatttttttttattatttgcacAAGGTGTCTGAGAttaaagtcccgactaatcccagggaTGCACAGACCATCAGCAAAGaatttcctgcaagtgcacctctagtaattcaaggggaagttcccGAGTCCAATGGCCccaagaaattgtttgcactcaaaAGGATTCAAACCTTATACCTAGAaagagcataccaccaagaccaaggcctttaccacttgcgCCAACCCCCTGGGGTTACCGCCACATCTTTTTTTATCGATAACACCATCACATCTATTTGTTTCATATGCACTAAATAGCCATCACCATTGAATGAATCAACTGTTAACACCGCCACTACCTGCATAATTCCCCCAGGTTCTGGATAGAAACACCACATTCATATGAAGCACAAAAACACTAATAATAGAGGTCATGTTTCATCTACTACAGCTCTTACATTTCAACCATACAAGGGAAACCAGGCTTTGAGAATCAACCACCAAATCTAGCTGCAACCTACTTTCAGGGCTACACAGAAAATTTTTATGATGAGGAAGGACCGTGCATACGCAACAAGTCTTTTACCCGGTTAAAATCTACACGGAAATATTGAAGCAGTTACTCTATATGTTGATAGTATGTATGTCACACAGACAAGATGGTTTTACCTTATATGCTTCTGCCTGATGAGCACTCGAGCATGGTGGATAGACTTTGCCATGCCCGACTTGAAGACAAGTGTCTGAAGGCGGCGCTCAAGGAAGTTCTCCACAGTCAGGGCCAAGACATAATCAAGCTTGTTCTGACTCTCGTCCAAAAGCCCATAACGGTTCATCCTCCGGAGAAGAGCTTCACCCTCAAAGATCCTCCGTGGATTCTTCTCATCAAGGGTCAGAAGCATCCTCGCATTGTTACGAATACGGCTCAGAGCATACTGAACCCTCCAGAGCTCTCTCTTGCATCGCAGCCCATACTCTCCCACAAGCTTCAACTCAGCATCCAACCGCTCCTTCTCATATGGACGGCGGGGCTTCTTAAAGGTCTTCCCATCTATATATCACCCAGAGTTTATAATAACGTAACTATAGAGTAAAAAAATCATCTGTAATCTTTAATATCCCAACATGATCTGTTAACTTTGTTGTGGATATGAGGAAACTCTAGAATAAGATATATTAGAAGTAGCTCTGTGTTTGGCTGCTAAGAAACCCACGATggcaaaaaatcaaatctaaacATGCTCTGCTCTTGTGGGTTTCCAATACAATAAGCAAAAATGCTTACTCAACTATTCTCGGTGTTTGCAATTTGTAAGCTTCCCACAATTGTTAGAAACAATTAAATTGCTCGTTTTCTCAtaaagcaaacaaaagaaaaaaagcaaggCATTCAAAATGAATTTTAACATTAGATCTCAAGCTTCCTTGACAGCGAAACATAGCCAATTATCCAAAATCAAAAACTTCCATCCGGTACTTTAAACACCAGATCACAACCCCCCAACTCAAATAGTGTGCCTGCAGCAATGATTTCGTCAAATTAAGCATAAGATCTGAGGTCCCACCTTATATTCCTTTCCTCAATTTTTCAGCGACcagagaaaattttcaaaaacaaaaaaagcttcATCAACACCAAAGATCAGACGTTAAATGAGTAACGTAACAATTgtgacatatttttttatatgggtaacaagtttgatatattttttttgatcggtaacaAGTGTGATATATATAGTGCACGATGAAAGAACGCGACGTTTCAAGAGCAAAAGAGAAGAGCTTCGAAGTGGCAAAAATGGCTTACAGTTGCGGTAGAACGAGACGTGCACCATGGCTCTCTCTTGCTCGCTCCCTGACTCGCTCTCTCTTTAGCAGCTCCGAAAAATTAAAAGGAGCCAGGAGGTTCCGTGCCCTTATAAggaaaccctaaaccctaatcCTGAAATCACAAATGAATATGCGTGGGCCAACGTAGTGGTTCTGCTTTGTTGGGTCAGCCCATGTTAGAGGCTCACGATTCATGTAAGCCCTACTTAAGATgaagcttcttctttttctccccaCTTTGGAATTTAAATTTACTGTATAAACGAGCATTATTATACATAAGTAAGGGGATAATATATGACACGACTCATAAATTTGACCtgaacaatatataaatatgagaaatgatatttaaagtcGTAGAGTGTTCAAGCACCGCGCAATAATATAGTAaaccttactctttttcaaaataattttgcaaCGCTTGTGCACTCCACGATTGTTTGTAGCATTATTCtcaatatctcaaaatattaaactctttttgttgatatgtgattttattttatgaaaatattaatttccttatatattattaatttagatgttgataataaaatatcttatcatGAATCCAATTGTCATtgtgaatgatttatatagttatccttatattatatatgaaattgtaataattgggttaaaaaataaatatatataggtcAGCTAAAtccatttatatgaaatggATTGTACGGGTTAACCTAATAAAAGCTAATTATTAAGTGGGTTAAGCGGGTTTTGTTGTATCACCCATTATTTATATGGGTCATGTTAGAATTTTAGGGTCTAatccaattaattaaatgagtcATTTTCGAgttgatccatataatttaatacttattATTTGACATGACACAAACATAACCCGCGAATAGAGATTGCCGCCCCTAACATCAAGTTTGTTTTTATGAGGCTCTTTTTGTGATTTGGataaaatatataactataaatatagaCCAAGGTAGTTATGCGTGCGATGGGGgtattgttaaatatatttatagagtgTACAAGTAATGCgcactctatttgaaaaagagtgagatctaccataaaaaaataatcttttatgtGGATCTTATATTTATCCATATTTTTCAATGAGAGTGTGAAACCCTtgcacactctataactatatctagtatttttcttttatatataagaaaaactcCACTTATGTGGATGAATATCATggtattattttgattattaaaatgTAGATATATATCttagatattattttgaaactaACAACATgtatatagaatataaaataatatatttagttactctataaatcttaatatatgaaattaattatcttcattttcatatatataaaaaatgccaCGACAAAAATCAGATTCAATAAGTGCTCGGAAACTTTGAGCAAAATGGCCTAAGAAAGTTCGAGCATGCTTGCTCAAAAGATGCCAAGCATGAAAAGACTGAACATTTTGGCATAGAAGAGTTCGAGCATACTTACTTGGAAGCACCAAGCATACTCACTAAAAATCTCTAGcaacttgcttaaaaaaaactaaatatttttagtgactaTGGTATGTAGATGTTTGGTGTTAGGGGGGGAGGGGGGCTAAAGATAAGGGAGCATGCGAAGTGAATGAGTctaaaggaaataataaaaaaagtagcaCCGATATACTCCCTAAGCCTAGGGTGACAAAATAGACATTAGAGAGTATTCCCATCCAGTTCCCTAAATGGGATTTTTCCCTAATTTATAGGGTTTGTATTTGGAAAAAACCCCAAATACAGCCTCCATCATGTTCCCCATTTTGAGATTAACTATCAGGGATGGGGAACCACTGTACGTCACAATCCTAAACCATTCAGTTTCAACCCGTGCCAACGCCCTTGCTTCGATTCTTCATCACCTTGACCGTCGTTCACCTTCGCATCCGGCAGCCCCCACGTTGTTGTTTCCAGTAAGACCCAGCACACACACGAcgaaatcctctctctctctcacacactcaTATATTCATTGTCGATACTATTCGCGATTCTATATTTATCATCTTG
It contains:
- the LOC121235007 gene encoding 40S ribosomal protein S9-2-like, yielding MVHVSFYRNYGKTFKKPRRPYEKERLDAELKLVGEYGLRCKRELWRVQYALSRIRNNARMLLTLDEKNPRRIFEGEALLRRMNRYGLLDESQNKLDYVLALTVENFLERRLQTLVFKSGMAKSIHHARVLIRQKHIRVGRQVVNIPSFMVRVDSQKHIDFSLTSPFGGGRPGRVKRRNQKSAAKKAAGGDADEEDEE
- the LOC121235853 gene encoding pectinesterase 1; its protein translation is MDSVNIFKGYGKVNDLEDQSSQRRNTTTPSRKPLIFTFSILAILLLTLTIGVWLGALIHHTETEPPEFPPLSSIRAVCEVTRYPESCFSSISSLNLNPNPTSPEPADPEAIFKLSLRVSIAELSNFKPTISNSNEAALRDCRSQIEEAMGQLNDSLVAMDVDPGEKVLTEAKIGDLKTWISAAMTDQETCLDGLEEMESTTLQAVKTKMQKAREYTSNSLAILANLRTLLGQFHMSLH